In Besnoitia besnoiti strain Bb-Ger1 chromosome I, whole genome shotgun sequence, the genomic window ACTCGGGTTTATACCGGACTGGCGATGTCAGTGAATCGCCTTTCGGACCGTCCTCCCTGTCTGAAGGAGCGAGACCTAGCACAGGCCCCGGAACCGCCGAGCGGCACCGATCGCGTCCATCCACGGAGAGATCGACGCACTTTGTGCCGCCGGGAGGCGTGGCTTCCCCGCCCACGTCAGGTGTCTCCTCGATTGCCGGTGGCGGCAACCGAATTCCGCCGTTCTCCTCTGTTGTCcccggcggcgaaggcgaaagagagagacgtggctccgcgccgtcgaggCGACAGGGAGCAGAGttggctgcggccgcgcaacGCAGAGCCAGATCTCCGTCGCCGGCTGCTcgggcagccggcgcggggggggacggggcaGTCGTAGGGCGAGAGCTggagagaggacgagagCCGGCGCCTGTCTCACCGCGGTACTTCGCCAAAAGTCAACTTCTTCCTGTAGACGGCGACTACGCCAACCCGTCGCCAATTCTGTCTCAGGCTCCGTCGCTCGTGTTCCACAGCCTCCAAGCTCCCCCccacggcgacggcgctgggCAGCGAGTGCctccgctggcgacgcgcccaGCCAGAGACGGACGCGGAATCGAGGATGACAAGGAATCTCTCATGCAAAGCTACCGAAAGGTGAGGACTAGACAAGCAGGAGGGAAATTTAGCCGGCCGAGAGGCTCTGCGTCCTCAGGGCCGTTCTCCCCTGTGGCTAGGGGACGCATCCTTGTCCGACTTTTCTGCCTCGGCTTCATTCTTTGTTTCTGTCTGTGCGTCCGCGTGCCACTGGCCTTCTCAGGAGAAGCAGGCCCACACGCTGGCGGCTCTTTCGCAGGGGTTGAAGCCGGAGCTGGGCGGCGGCATCGGCGCGTCCTCAGCGTTCGATCCGAAGTTCAACCTCCGCCTCATTGAGCACGCAACGACAGTGGATGGGCCCCccgtctctgcaggcgggGCGGCTGGGCCCCCGGGGACGGCCCAGCAAGCCGCTGGGACCCGGGGCGTGAGCGAAGCGAacgcgcccgacgcgtctgccgctgctgccggcgtctcttcgcggcgaaAGCGGAGCCGTGGACTGCGCCTCCACAGTCGGCGCACAGAGGCCGAGGATGGCtttggcgcgcgcgcgagttcCTCAGATTTATCCTCGCAGGAATCGGACTCGGATGTCGTGGAAGACAAGCCGATCGAAGTGATtctcgagggcgaagaccCCGAAACGAAGCTGCCTCTCTACCGCCTCACCAGCACGCGGGCTGGGCATCGGGCTCTCCTCGACGGGGACGGAGACAAAGCCGCAGGGTTTTCGGcggtcggcgacggcggacaGCGGCTCGCTCAGGAGCGCCATGGCGCCCGAGACGCCCGCCACCCAGGCCACTGGGCGAGCGCCCTGCTGAGTACATTTCGCCTGCGGAGAACGCGAGGACAGGGCGGCTTGGACAGCGCTGTCACCGACAAACAGTTCCCTGCCGGAGGGGGCTCTCGGACGCCGATCCGCCGCAGtttccgcagcagacgccgagacgacgacgagggcctCGGGCTAGCGGACGGCGCACCCGGTGATCTCGCCAGTACGCAAGACCGCCAGGGCGGGCTCGCAACCCAAGACGCCGACTGCAAGGTCGCGGCGAAAAGCGGCAAGGGGAGGCGGGGACGACGCATTGGGCCTCCGCTGGCGCTGTTGTCAAAGCGAGGAATGAGCACCGGGTCtaggcgagcgcgagccgaAGCGTCTCCTCGGACAGCCGCCCGACCAAAAGGCGAGGCCGGGGACGTCGGAAATGACGACTCAACatcgggcgacgcgcggaaaCTCGATGATGGTGCGCTGCGAGGAGGGgaagagggcggcgaagaagacgacgtcCTGCAGGACATTCCGCGGCACAGTGACGAAGACGATGACTTTGACTACGACCGCCGGCTGCCTGGGCGGCTTGACACAGACGCCACGCTCGTCTTCCACCACAAAGACCTCGATCCAGGAGtcagaaagaggaagaaaaaggccAGAAAGGTGagccctccgcagctgcacaCGTGTGCTTCAGGGTGTATGGGGAACCGGAGAAGAGCAaagcgccttcctctcgcctaACTGAAAAGCAGTGCTCCGGCCGCGCTAGCGCGTTGCGAAAAGGGGAGGGGGCTCCACGAGCAGCAGTCGCCGCCTACCTTGGCGCAGACTGCCGCGTTGTGGAGGTGGTTGCGCACCCGTCTTTACAACTCTTTGAGTCCGTCTCTCGCATACAACTCATCCTGGACACTGGAACCAGCGGTGGGTGAGCGCAGTGTTCTCTAGCGTAGGTAGCTAGATAGGTAGACAGGTAGATAAATAGGTAGAAAGATACCTCTAAATAGAAATGGAGAGACATGACGAGGGATGCGACTAACTGTAAGCAGCTCCGGCGATGTGTCTCTTCGACCTGGGCTCCTCTATGTGGGGGTGCATGTCGCATGTCCTTTCAGGCAGGAGGCGTGAGCCTGCGCGTGCATTCGCTTTTGCATCTGCCTTAtcaccgcgggcgccgcggctcggaCGCCTCTCGATCCAATCCGCAGGTCTCGCCGCCAAGCAGCCCTCGCCCAGCCGGCGGGAGTGACGGCGAGCCGCACGGTGGCGGAgcctcgtctccgcaggCTCTGACTGTCTCGGATGGCGTTCTCTTCAAAGGCGCCACCGACCGGCGCAACGGGGGGGGCTGCTGTTCCGCGtcggtgtctccgccgtctgtgGTGCTGCTCCCAGACGCAGAGCCGAGGGGCGAGAGCCGCCTcacggcggcggacggcagacccgaggaggacgcccgCGACACGGGGCTGCGACTACTCACGCGGTCGCTGGAAAATATGCGGACCGACGcacaggagagagagcgcagccggtcgggaggcgcgcctcttccttcGCTCCCGAGCGCCGCTCGGAAGCTGCAGGACAGTGTGTATACGCCCGAGGCGACCGCCATGCCGACGTTCCCGCCTTCGGCTCCTGTCGGCAACAAGGGGACGTTCGCCGTTCCCctcgcggggctgcagcatccggcggccgcaggagcAGTCGGCACCTACCAGCCCCGAGACGAGCAGACAGGCAAGGGGTCGGGAAAACCTGGGTCAGGGAAGGTGACGACCCGACGCGTGGGGTGGAACAAGCGAGGGACGCTGCAGGGCGTGAAGGCGCGACGAATTTTGCTGCGCGGGCGGAAAACTGCGCTGGGAGTCAGGGAGCGAGCCATGTCGACAGACTACAATGCCGGCGAGCGAGCTTCCGTCAGCTCGGGCGGCCTCGACCTGAAGTGGGCAGGCCGTGAcacgcgcagcgaaggcggacaGAGCGTGGCGCACGAGGCAGAAAACCTAGAGGACCTGAAGCGAAGTCTCTCCCTGGGAAGTTCCGAGAGCTACTTCGAGGTGAGCCACTACCGGAAGCCAAGCCTGAAACGTCTCGCAGAGGAATTAGGAACTTCTCTCGAGATGAAGAGCAATACGAGCCTGACGCTAGGGGTTGGCTGGCTACAAGCCGCGCGGCAACAGAgttgcgtcgccgccccagGCAACGAGCGTGAGGGTCCCCCGCGCGTAGCCGACGAGAGCCCGCATCAGAGAGGGGAGtagggagacgcgcgcggccgcagctgtgGTGTCGTGCATGGTCAGCGGGCTTCTCGACAGAATGGCGGCGGCCGGAGACGCCTTCGCTTTCGCACCCTCTCAGATTCAGTTTTTCATGTGTAATGTCTTCTCCAGCAATGTAAGCGGCAGAGAATTCAACGCCTTTGGTGGCGCTTCATGCGGCGTTTTGCGCAGATCCCGGCAACGCCTCGTCGAGGctctttctcgtcgtcgcacCAGAGTGGGGGAAAGGCAGTCGAGCCTGCGTtccggcgcgacgcgcaaaGGGCGGGCAGTCGTCGCAAAGTGCTGcggaaggagcgcgagggTGAGTTGTATTTGATGTTTTTCAACGCGTGCCGCGAAATGTATCATCGGCTCTACCACAAGAACTGCATCGGCGGAAGCGCGCTGCTCAGTCTCAACACGTCGCTCGACCTCAGCAACGACTTCGCCGTCGGGAAAGTACGCCAGAACCCGATTCGCGCGTGGGCAGAAGTCCTCCAGGAGGATGCACACGGAGCGGCAGACAAGCGCAGCAAAAGCGGACCTAAAAAGAGAACTCTTCAGGTGAGTACACCGACCCGAAACAAGGAAAGCACTCTCTCGCTCTCACCTGCAAGTCACGCGATGCGACGATAGCTGTCGAGTGAGCCACACACGGGGGatctgcgtcctctgccgcCCACGGACGAGCGCATTCCTCTCTGGATATGTCGACGCTCTGCTCTTGATGCGGACGGAGCCACATCCAAAGGGCGTCACCGGATGATGCCGAGGAAGCGAGTTGCGTCGCCGGGCAGGGGAGagtcgcggcgacgagcgccgctGTGTCGCCGCTTCTGTGTGAATTTTCAGACGCTCACAGGATTTGAGTACGAGTGGAGCGTGCTCCAGTCCCGCCTCCACTGCATGCAAGAGCAACAGCAGGGGTGGTGTGGCCTCAGGGCCGCGCctttctgctgcggcaggcggatTCCCTCGGCGTTCATGCGGTCGTTGCTCAACAGCGGAGCCTGCCAAAGCGACCTCGAGCAAATCCTCGCGTTCGTTGACGTTCACGAAGAGCTTCTCGAGAAGGGCGGGAAAAACATGCAGCAGCTCATGGGCGAAGAACTTTTGTAAGCcaaagacgcgcgccgcgggaggtCCCGCAGCGGCAACAGCTTCTCAACCAGGAACGCTCATGGGCGTCTCGTGCGCAGCAATACCCCGTGGAAGACTCTCTTATATGTGCTTGGCCCAAACGCTCTCTTTCCCGGCATTCGCAGTGTCTCCGTCAGCCTCCCACTGCCCGCGGATGGCCGTAGCCGCGCGTGCCGACTCGCTGTGAGATGAAGACGTCCCATGACGATTCAGTCCAGAGGATGCCGCACATCCGCGTGAATGACAAACGGTACACTAAAGCAACAGAGGCACGCCTGGGGGCCAAAGCCACAAGTCCATGTCTGTTTCGGGTGCGTGTTTGCGTGTTGATTCCAGGGCGAGCTACAACCGTCAGATTCTCTCCGCGAAGCGTTTCGTGCTCTACATACGCGACTGCTACCCAGACAGTTTCCGCGTCGCCATTTGCAAAATTGCCGCCACGCTCCTCCTCAATCTGAAAACAAAGGTAGGCTGCGGGATTTGTTGATGCACCGCCAACGCGCACGATTGTCGGTAGTCTCGCTTCCCTCGCATGTCTCTAGAGGATTTCCGCATCGGGTACTTCGAGTGCATTGCGAGCCGGTAGTTCTGTTCCCGTGTGATGTCTGTATATCGATTCGGTTTTTGCTGCATTTTCGCATGTTTTTGCCGGTTTTTCTCTCATGGCCAGTCGGGCCTGGGCCGCTACCGCTTCGAGGCCTTCGGACTGCGTCACCGACGgcgtgcagccgcagacTGCATCGTCATCCGCGTGTGACGCGCTCGCTCTGCGAGTTTAGGACACGGAGCGTAGAGTTGGAAGCGGGAGGGCAGCCCTCTCTCCATGCTTGTGTGCTGTCGTTGTGTGGGGTGTGTACCGCTCAGCTGGTGAAGGATACGGCGCAGAAAGGTCTGGTGCTGGAGGAAGACAAGGAGACGCTGTTGCGGATCCTGGACGAGCAGCAGTTCCGGCTGTCGCGGTTCCGGCCGTGTTTCATTTTCATTCGGCCGCAGAACTGCGTCCCGTCGGGCATGGGGAATGTCCTCGCGCTGGGGGTTCGCGGGCGGGCGAACTCGATCAAcagctcgtcgtcctcggcgtcgcaggcggcgagggacGCGGTCGCTGTGCGCTCCCCATCCACGGAGGAGGCCGACTACGATCGAGGACGCGACCTGGAGAAccacgaagacgcggagcccGGGGACAGGCGGCACACGGAGGACGAGTTGCTCGGCTTGATTCAgcggggcgacgaggccagGCGCAccgccggcgggcgcaaGTCGAGACCCTCTGTGTGGGAGGCGGAGTGGGCGCGCAACGGTGACGGGccggacgaggaagaaaagcgacTGGGAGAGAGACACCGTCAGGCGTCGGTCATTCGCATGATGGACAGCGGACGGCACATGCAACCGCTTCCGCTCGAAGCGGAGATTCGCGTGTACTGTCTTCAGCACCAGCGCCGTCTAGGGCACGACGACTCAGAAACAAGGaacggagaggcagcagaggcggccgAGCTGGTCGCGTTGAACAGGTTTCGCAGCGCAGCCTAGAGGATGCCCTGTGGGCGCCCACGCAGGTCGCggtgcagaggcaggcggggCCCCGCTGCTGGCCGCAGACACCGCCGGGGGCAGGGTAGCAGCAGCCGGAGGCAAACGAGATGGCGGTGGTGGAGTGCTGAAGACAGCATCCAGCGGAGAAACAGCCTACCTCAGCCTACCCGCCGCACCCCACGCCGATGAGGAGCGTGTGTTCCGACAGTGTAGTCGACTCTCCGTGGTTCGCGGGAATGACGAGGCGACCCTCGGAGGACTGCAAACAGGCAGGTCGCCGAGATCCGGATGTGGCATGCCTTGAGAGAGTGCTTGCAGGCGCCAGTCGGGTTTGGCGTTCTTTGTGAAGGGAAGAACTGTAAAACGTAGCGAATCTGGCACCATGGGACGCTGCGTTGCATCGGCGTAGTGATGTTAGTTGAAGAGTGGCTTACATGCATATGCAGTGCCTCAGTGCGTTCTGTACACAGCACCTGTTGTCACGAGCGGTGGTCCAGATGTGGAGGCCCTTCGTGCAGTTCTCTCTTTTGTGCATCAGCGTAGATGTCCCATTTTGTTTTGCTGCGGTCGCAGCAGAGTTGTCTGCCGTGTCTTACGTTTTCCGCTGTACAGATGGAAAGGCGGCCTTCTAGTGTTGGGTCACTAGGTTGGTTTTATTCGTTCCAACAGGCAGATATGTCACGTAGTTTTGCGAGCTATGTGTAGAGTGCAGCAAAATTTTTTTCATGCCACATGCGAGACGCTCcctcccggcgccgcgcgcagtcaCTTGTACGGCCTTCGATGATTGCAGAATTCGCAGACAAACACTGTCGACGGATCCAGCATGCGCCAGATGGCTGCCgccctttttttttcgtttctttcTGCGCGTTATGCAAATGGCTCCACGACTGGTACATGTGGTGGGAGTCTCATTAATTGCATTTTTAAACACAGTTCCTCCTTTGTTCCGCGTCTCCTGGTGTGGCCGGCAGATAGACACACCGGTCACAAAGGCAATGTCTGCAATCAACCCTTCTTTTTGCGTCCCGCCTTTATCTTGATTTTCAGCCCCACGAGTTCCTGCGATACGTAAAAAAGGGCTTCGCCACTAAAACGTGGAGTCATGCTTCAGTCCTAGATTTCTTTCACGTCCTGTAGCAAAGAAGCACCCCGTCTTATGAAACGTTTCTCTGGCATGCGACCAGTGCGTGCCCATATTAGTATCCTGCACCAGCCATGTATTCAGACGGTCACAAAGGATAGATCGCCAGTGTGAAGTGGACGATTCAAACAGAAACACGCATTGCACgttgcgcatgcagaagccAAGCGATGCTTTCTCAGTAAGTGTAAGGGCCGCCACAGGTTCCTCTCGCCCCTTTCGACTTGGCCAGGGGAATACCGCGGACCGGATTCCATGTTTATTAACGAGCACCGGAGGCGTTTCTCTATGGATCAAATGCTACGGGCATACTGCCGCTCATTCGCGTCAGAACAGGTCACACCCACAATCTAAATTCAAGATTCTTCTTAGGTTTTCGAGCATCACTTGGCTTCACGTTCCCCACTGGTGTGCCTCGCAGACTGCACACATCCCGACATCCGGTGAAACCTGGGGGGCATACAAAAATGCCATcaccgcgccgcaggggcaACGGCCGTAGCAACTGCGGGAAGCGCTGTCAGGTACGTTGGGACTGTCACTGTAACTTGCTGTGCGGGCATGGCGGCGACTGCTGGCTGCACGGTAACTGTTGCGGGGACCGCCGGAAGAACCCCGTACCCAACTGGCGCTCCAACGGGGACGCCAGGAAGAGCTACTGCCGCGAACCCAGGAACCTGAGGCGGAAGAGTCGGCCCCGCCACGGGGGGTGAAAGGGGGAAAGGAGGAGGAACCGCGTAACGTCCACCAGGGTACGAGACCACTGGGGCAACGGGGACAGCTGCCAGTCCCGGATACATTACCGGAAAATAGGGAACTGGAACAGGAACTGGATATGCCCGAGGGGAAGGTCTCAGATCTCGCTGCTCTGCTGCCACAACAGTTACCGCGGCATCTTGTCCGCTAGGGCCACTCTGCACTGCGGTGTCGACACCTGATGCCGTCGTTGTTTGAGGCGCACTGGTTGAAGGGGACTCGCTTGAGGATGGCGAGACGCCGGAGGTTCCCGAGGGATCAGGTACCTTGAGAAGCTCTGGAGAGACCCCGAGCCGACGCAAAGTTTCAGAGAGGCCActggcagctgcagcggctaGCCCAAGCTTCAGGAATGGCGGCACTGCAGCCGTATTTCCACGAGGCGCTTGCGCCCCTGGAGAGTCTTCCCGCTTCACGCCCGtaggaggagggggaggaggaggcggcgaccccgACGCTTCTGTTGATGGCTCTACCGGACGCGGTTCATGAGCCTTCCCTTCTGTAGGGATCTCCAGCGCTGCGAAGGGTGAAACTGTGAACAGGTCCGTTAGAGAAACAACAGCTGGAGCAGCCACTACAGCGTATGTAGGAGGCTTGGCCAGGAATGGTACCACTGCTTCCGGgccaggcgctggcgctgccagTCCTCCTGTAGCGCCCTCGGGGTTTGTAGTGGCATGCGCGTGAAGCCCAGGGGATCCGAAAACCAACAGTCCAAGAGCAACGAAAAGCGCCAGATCAAACAGCGAAATCCCGCCTGTCGGGCGACCCTGGAAAAACCGCTCTCTCCACATATTTCCTTCCTTTGGAGGAACAGCCCACGCAGGCAGAAGCGGCATCGAACAAattctcgtcgtcgcgagACTTCTCCAGCCTTTGTCAAGCAATGCGCTCACAAGGGAATCTTTTTCGTGACTAGCGGTGGGGACCGGCACTAGGTCTCGGCACTCACTCGTGGATTGTCGCAGTGGTGCCGTTCCTGCTGACGCATACCTGAAGTGTCCAGATCGACTTGCTGCGTCTGTATATTTGGAAGTATAAGCAGAGGACCGACCTCTGTATTCGTCAGTAGATGCGCCTTGTCCCCTCCGTCGACTTTCAGAATCGTCTCTGTGCCGAGGCGAATGCGAGTCTTGCCGATTCCCACTTTGAGGAGACGAATAACAACGCATGGTGGTGCCGTGATTCTGCACCAAGAATGGCCCAACACGCACAAGGCTCAACGGAGGTCGATGCGAACCTATTGATTCAAGGTGGCCAACACAAACTGGGGTTCCCGCCCGCCGGTGGCACAGCACCGTGAAACTCCTGAAAAGAACCATTTCGAAACACAAACAAGCGAGATCAGCCTTGCAAA contains:
- a CDS encoding hypothetical protein (encoded by transcript BESB_002800), whose product is MAVGGCSSSAVVSASSPSPSKRRLSWSSCDGPRQTPGSPSSEARRDEECKKIQPRRVSGACAEEETDLLHRPGDGAAETENIWRKIRKKRFKLTHADEGGVTEGGHSADETAEETPPCCSDADSDDERAEASLRRLLAAFSAFSSPSSGASFPPTAAPSSYDARLWKAPKARLSSVSSAWLPLAALLLLVCFSFLFKALPHILGRPLTRTHASVFSSPQQALSQFFPPPTATAPAPSTSLSSLSLPADLFPASSAPPPAPSGRPAGDSRRLADVAETERGSLPSVSAFNTSVVFPEPDGSASERAEPNPIASTLAFFCFLFFSAVFLQWLISKIPSYPPPVSIVWFVFGMVAYGIASAPALLPPQEEPSATAGGAGASGDPAGLPAGSTGIGDVPMKGHNLLQTGILEMRVIDSNVVYFVLVPILLYEATQSINWHKFKRFLAGGLLLAVLGVAVQVGVLGLMFYYTYMKEYVKSAEETDQNPLTAAFLLASTLSSTDPVAVLSVLNAVNASDKLCTMFDGESLINDGSAVLLFQFFFYLLQGVSETPLSTFIMFMKLLFAGPALGCFLGFAVYLWLNCFRRYPMTQCLAVITVCYIAYFVAEVAFSLSGPLTAVCYGLFIKSYGHIALDREAQLKHHTLVEGLGLMANCAIFIISGIVTYGMMSSVFSRSDGGLYWVHLLLTYIYLNLARIFMIVLFSPFLRRTGYGLTWKEAVLLIWGGLRGGIVLALGLRIERDGNLEGELTKALSFFISGSVFLILLIHGMTFELLYRWLNPYPPKPFRRVYLEAVMKMIDYQYMEEKQALNSHWLFKGTDVLVHADKVVPVLGWGKVDRLKNMNLKVPDISVAFSCLHDASFNTWVVPTAFSVRPSATLVKRMETGPLGLGARGSFAQPEDAGAQGRDHLDEGRGEKGGRKGLASYQEEEFAPLPLTDDEFAGGDAVKRSPLQLSRKAPERSVMLAVDASLALEETREGERIGGHVGRRPYESLGTSSPADRAGVASPADVAPSGFAHASGVNRHRVGADSGLYRTGDVSESPFGPSSLSEGARPSTGPGTAERHRSRPSTERSTHFVPPGGVASPPTSGVSSIAGGGNRIPPFSSVVPGGEGERERRGSAPSRRQGAELAAAAQRRARSPSPAARAAGAGGDGAVVGRELERGREPAPVSPRYFAKSQLLPVDGDYANPSPILSQAPSLVFHSLQAPPHGDGAGQRVPPLATRPARDGRGIEDDKESLMQSYRKEKQAHTLAALSQGLKPELGGGIGASSAFDPKFNLRLIEHATTVDGPPVSAGGAAGPPGTAQQAAGTRGVSEANAPDASAAAAGVSSRRKRSRGLRLHSRRTEAEDGFGARASSSDLSSQESDSDVVEDKPIEVILEGEDPETKLPLYRLTSTRAGHRALLDGDGDKAAGFSAVGDGGQRLAQERHGARDARHPGHWASALLSTFRLRRTRGQGGLDSAVTDKQFPAGGGSRTPIRRSFRSRRRDDDEGLGLADGAPGDLASTQDRQGGLATQDADCKVAAKSGKGRRGRRIGPPLALLSKRGMSTGSRRARAEASPRTAARPKGEAGDVGNDDSTSGDARKLDDGALRGGEEGGEEDDVLQDIPRHSDEDDDFDYDRRLPGRLDTDATLVFHHKDLDPGVRKRKKKARKAGGVSLRVHSLLHLPYHRGRRGSDASRSNPQVSPPSSPRPAGGSDGEPHGGGASSPQALTVSDGVLFKGATDRRNGGGCCSASVSPPSVVLLPDAEPRGESRLTAADGRPEEDARDTGLRLLTRSLENMRTDAQERERSRSGGAPLPSLPSAARKLQDSVYTPEATAMPTFPPSAPVGNKGTFAVPLAGLQHPAAAGAVGTYQPRDEQTGKGSGKPGSGKVTTRRVGWNKRGTLQGVKARRILLRGRKTALGVRERAMSTDYNAGERASVSSGGLDLKWAGRDTRSEGGQSVAHEAENLEDLKRSLSLGSSESYFEIPATPRRGSFSSSHQSGGKAVEPAFRRDAQRAGSRRKVLRKEREGELYLMFFNACREMYHRLYHKNCIGGSALLSLNTSLDLSNDFAVGKVRQNPIRAWAEVLQEDAHGAADKRSKSGPKKRTLQTLTGFEYEWSVLQSRLHCMQEQQQGWCGLRAAPFCCGRRIPSAFMRSLLNSGACQSDLEQILAFVDVHEELLEKGGKNMQQLMGEELLASYNRQILSAKRFVLYIRDCYPDSFRVAICKIAATLLLNLKTKLVKDTAQKGLVLEEDKETLLRILDEQQFRLSRFRPCFIFIRPQNCVPSGMGNVLALGVRGRANSINSSSSSASQAARDAVAVRSPSTEEADYDRGRDLENHEDAEPGDRRHTEDELLGLIQRGDEARRTAGGRKSRPSVWEAEWARNGDGPDEEEKRLGERHRQASVIRMMDSGRHMQPLPLEAEIRVYCLQHQRRLGHDDSETRNGEAAEAAELVALNRFRSAA
- a CDS encoding hypothetical protein (encoded by transcript BESB_002810), with the translated sequence MPLLPAWAVPPKEGNMWRERFFQGRPTGGISLFDLALFVALGLLVFGSPGLHAHATTNPEGATGGLAAPAPGPEAVVPFLAKPPTYAVVAAPAVVSLTDLFTVSPFAALEIPTEGKAHEPRPVEPSTEASGSPPPPPPPPTGVKREDSPGAQAPRGNTAAVPPFLKLGLAAAAASGLSETLRRLGVSPELLKVPDPSGTSGVSPSSSESPSTSAPQTTTASGVDTAVQSGPSGQDAAVTVVAAEQRDLRPSPRAYPVPVPVPYFPVMYPGLAAVPVAPVVSYPGGRYAVPPPFPLSPPVAGPTLPPQVPGFAAVALPGVPVGAPVGYGVLPAVPATVTVQPAVAAMPAQQVTVTVPTYLTALPAVATAVAPAAR